The proteins below come from a single Gossypium raimondii isolate GPD5lz chromosome 2, ASM2569854v1, whole genome shotgun sequence genomic window:
- the LOC105789061 gene encoding uncharacterized protein LOC105789061 isoform X2, with protein sequence MESKGYRKLNLTHKSHLLYCFSAWVLVSIITTATTCQRDFRFLPFAQAADSICSQEIAQENQVSIPVDIQGHPSSLPRRVLSGPGSSPPRCASKCGKCTPCKPVHVPVPPGTPVTAEYYPEAWRCKCGNKLYMP encoded by the exons ATGGAGAGTAAGGGATACAGAAAACTAAACCTCACCCACAAATCGCACTTGCTTTACTGTTTCTCAGCTTGGGTATTGGTTAGCATCATCACCACTGCAACCACATGCCAACGAG ATTTCAGGTTTCTACCGTTTGCTCAAGCAGCGGATAGTATTTGTTCTCAG GAAATTGCCCAGGAAAACCAAGTGTCTATACCTGTTGACATCCAAGGACACCCTTCAAGCTTGCCCAGGAGAGTTTTGAGCGGCCCCGGATCATCCCCGCCACGGTGTGCCTCAAAGTGCGGCAAGTGCACGCCGTGCAAGCCTGTTCACGTGCCGGTACCTCCTGGAACACCGGTCACTGCCGAGTACTATCCAGAAGCATGGAGGTGTAAATGTGGCAATAAGTTGTACATGCCATGA
- the LOC105789060 gene encoding CBL-interacting serine/threonine-protein kinase 11, whose protein sequence is MLEIGHAPGNALFGKYEIGRLLGCGAFAKVYHARNLRTGLSVAVKVINKKKLPSLTMMSNVKREISIMSRLNHPYIVKLYEVLATKTKIYVVMEFVKGGELFAKVAKGRFTEDLSRKYFQQLISAVGYCHSRGIFHRDLKPENLLLDDNGNLKVSDFGLSAVTDQIRADGMLHTLCGTPAYVAPEILSKKGYDGAKVDVWSCGVILFVMNAGYLPFNDPNLMAMYRKIYSGEFRCPKWMSSDMKRFISRLLDTNPVTRISLDEILKDPWFRKGYKEPKFHEEQPKDDAQASSSKLNAFDLISFSSGLNLSGLLDESHDYGERFILRESPEKLVEKVEQLGKGERMKVKKKKQWGVELEGKEGISGVAIEVYQLTDELVVVETKRTGSDAQWYKELWNNKLRPALVGN, encoded by the coding sequence ATGCTAGAGATCGGACATGCCCCAGGTAATGCCCTTTTCGGCAAATACGAGATCGGCCGGCTCCTCGGTTGCGGTGCTTTCGCCAAGGTTTATCATGCCAGAAACCTCCGCACCGGCCTCAGCGTCGCTGTTAAGGTCATCAACAAAAAGAAGCTACCCAGCCTCACCATGATGTCCAACGTCAAGCGCGAGATCTCCATCATGAGTCGCTTGAACCACCCTTATATCGTCAAACTTTACGAGGTTCTGGCCACCAAAACCAAGATCTATGTCGTCATGGAATTCGTCAAAGGTGGAGAATTGTTCGCTAAGGTTGCTAAAGGAAGGTTCACCGAAGATCTCAGCCGTAAGTATTTCCAACAGCTCATCTCCGCCGTCGGGTACTGCCACTCTCGTGGGATATTCCACCGTGATTTGAAACCTGAAAATCTCCTCCTTGACGACAACGGGAACTTGAAGGTTTCGGATTTCGGTCTCAGCGCCGTAACCGATCAGATCCGAGCCGACGGCATGCTGCACACCTTGTGTGGGACCCCAGCTTACGTCGCACCGGAGATCTTGTCAAAGAAGGGATACGATGGAGCTAAGGTGGACGTGTGGTCATGCGGCGTCATCCTCTTCGTGATGAATGCCGGTTACTTGCCTTTTAATGATCCCAATCTCATGGCTATGTACAGGAAGATCTACAGCGGTGAGTTTCGTTGTCCTAAATGGATGTCCAGCGATATGAAACGGTTCATTTCTCGACTCCTGGATACGAATCCCGTTACAAGGATCTCCCTTGATGAGATCCTTAAGGATCCATGGTTCAGGAAGGGTTACAAAGAGCCCAAGTTCCACGAGGAGCAACCCAAGGATGACGCTCAGGCCTCAAGCTCGAAGTTGAATGCATTCgatttgatatccttctcctcGGGTTTGAACCTGTCGGGGTTGTTGGATGAGTCTCACGATTACGGTGAACGGTTCATATTAAGAGAGTCCCCAGAGAAATTGGTGGAGAAAGTGGAGCAATTAGGCAAGGGTGAGAGAATGAAGgtcaagaagaagaaacaatGGGGCGTTGAATTGGAAGGAAAAGAAGGGATTTCTGGGGTAGCTATTGAGGTATACCAGTTAACCGATGAGCTGGTTGTGGTGGAAACCAAAAGAACAGGCAGTGATGCTCAATGGTACAAGGAACTCTGGAACAACAAGCTTAGACCTGCCCTAGTGGGAAATTAG
- the LOC105789061 gene encoding uncharacterized protein LOC105789061 isoform X1 encodes MESKGYRKLNLTHKSHLLYCFSAWVLVSIITTATTCQRDFRFLPFAQAADSICSQVMTRIRLSQEIAQENQVSIPVDIQGHPSSLPRRVLSGPGSSPPRCASKCGKCTPCKPVHVPVPPGTPVTAEYYPEAWRCKCGNKLYMP; translated from the exons ATGGAGAGTAAGGGATACAGAAAACTAAACCTCACCCACAAATCGCACTTGCTTTACTGTTTCTCAGCTTGGGTATTGGTTAGCATCATCACCACTGCAACCACATGCCAACGAG ATTTCAGGTTTCTACCGTTTGCTCAAGCAGCGGATAGTATTTGTTCTCAG GTGATGACTAGGATTCGGTTGTCACAGGAAATTGCCCAGGAAAACCAAGTGTCTATACCTGTTGACATCCAAGGACACCCTTCAAGCTTGCCCAGGAGAGTTTTGAGCGGCCCCGGATCATCCCCGCCACGGTGTGCCTCAAAGTGCGGCAAGTGCACGCCGTGCAAGCCTGTTCACGTGCCGGTACCTCCTGGAACACCGGTCACTGCCGAGTACTATCCAGAAGCATGGAGGTGTAAATGTGGCAATAAGTTGTACATGCCATGA